TGTTTTCATAAATATTTTTTATATTATAAATAATTTTAAATTAACTATTAAAAATAGGAGATGTTTATGACTGCTGAATATGTAATGGAATTATTTCATAATGCCATGAAAGTTACATTAATGCTTGCATCACCATTACTTTTAGCTGCTTTAATTAGCGGCTTAATTATTAGTGTATTACAAGCTGCAACACAAGTTAATGAACAAACACTCTCTTTCATTCCTAAAATTATTTCTGTTTTAGGTGTAATGGCAATACTTGGGCCTTGGATGTTAGGTGTTATGCTAGATTATATGCATAATTTATTTAACAATATACCATTGATTATTAAATAATGTTAACGTTTAGTAGTGTTCAATTAATAACGTTAATTAGTAATTTTTTTTGGCCCATGGTGCGAATTTTATCTTTTTTTTCTGTAGCACCTATTTTTAACGATAAATTAATAAATAAAAAAAGTAAAATAGTATTATCTGGTATAATAAGTTCCTTAATCTCTCCTTTTTTACCTGAAGTCCATGCTACTTTATTTTCTTATATTGGATTCTTACTATTATTTCAGCAAATATTGATTGGAGTTGTGTTAGGTTTTACTGCACAATTATTATTTGCCACAGTAAATTTATCTGGAGAAATCATAGGATTACAGATGGGTTTATCATTTGCAACTTTTTTTAATAATAACAATCATATTGGTATTTCGATAATATCTCGTTTGTTAAATATTTTTTTTCTATTTTTTTTCTTAGTTTTAAACACTCATCTGTATTTAATTTCTATATTAATTGATAGTTTTTATAGTGTTCCTATTGATGACTATTTTATAAATACAAATATTTTTTTTGATTTGTTAAATTTTTCTAGTCATATTTTTTTAAATAGTATTTTATTTATTTTACCAGTAATAATTATTTTATTGGCCATTGGATTTATTATGAGTTTATTAAATCGTTTGTCACCTCAAATATCTATTTTTTCTATTGGTTTTCCACTTAATTTGTTAATAGGAATGTGGGTATTATATTCTTTGATATCTATCATGTTTCCTTTTTTTGAAAAATTATTAAATGAATTAACATTTTTTATGTCTCATATTTTTGAATAGATACAAAGTTTTTTTCAATAAAGTATAATTTTGAAAAAAATTATACTTTAATTTGATGGATAAAAAATTTTAAAAAAATAATAATTTTTATTTTATTTTTCCTTCATTGTATAAAACATGTTTTCTAATTACAGGATCATATTTTTTAAATTGTAATTTATCTGGTGTATTTCTTTTATTTTTAGTTGTAGTATAATAATGACCTGTTCCTGCAGATGAAATCATTTTTATTTTCTCACGATTTTTTTTAGCCATACATTAACCTTTATTTTTTTTGTATTTTATTTTTTTTATTATTTTTTCAATACCATGTTTATTAATATAACGCATTCCATTAGCTGAAATACGTAATTTAATAAATCGTTTTTCATCAGAAATCCAAAATCGATGATATTGAATGTTTGTTAAAAATTGTCTTTTAGTTGCATTCATAGCATGAGATCGATTATTACCAATCATTCTTTTTTTACCAGTAACTTGGCATATACGTGACATAATATTGTCTCTTTTAAATTAAAAAATTAACAGGTTTTAATTGATGAATTCTGTAAAGATGATAATGATATAAAAAATATTTTAACATATTATAAAAAAGTATAATAGATATTTGATATATCTTAATTTTTATAAATTTGATAAGTAATATTTTTAATAAATTTTTTACAAAAAAATATGTATCTGTAATTTTTAATATTTACAATAATTAATAAGACTTAATATTTAAAAATAAAATATTTTTTTTGTTTTCTTTAATATACAAAAGATTTTTTATATTAAATATTATTTATATTTATCATAAATGCATTTCTTAAGTTAATAATTTAATATTGAATCAGGACAATTTTTTATGAGTATATATCAGAGATACTTGTCTAAATCTTTGATTTTTTTTTCTGGTATTTGTATTATTTTTTTATTATGTATAGAAAGTAATATTGGTTTTAAACTTATTTTTAATTTTACTAATCAATTCTTTATAGGATTAAAAATAGAAGAAGTATCAGGAAATTGGCGTGATTTTACATTGAACAATATTCGTTATAATACTTCAGAATTTTTTGTTAAAGCAGATAGTATACATATAACATTAGACATTCAATCGTTATTTCAGAAATCAACAGTATGCAAAGAAATTGAGACAAAAAATTTAATAGTTTTATTAAAAAAAAACAGGTCTTCTTATCCTTTTACCAAGGATGCCTCTTCTAATATTATAAAAAAAAATATATTTATTAAATATTCTATAATCTTTAAAAAAATACATATTGATAAAATTTTGTTAAAAACAAGCAATATAAATGTATTTTTATCAAATGTTTATAGTGGTATAAATTTAATAAATAACACTGTTACTTTTTCTCCTACTTATGTTGATACTATGCACGTAGTATCCTTGACAGATTCAAATATTAAATTAAAAAAAAGTTTTAAAAAAAATACTTTAGAAGCTATAAATGGTATTTTTGACATTGAAAAAATAAATAGTTTTCTGCATTTTTTATCTACTCAATCAAAAATTTTCATTCCATTAAATATTAATTTAACATTTTTAAAATGTAAAAATTTAAATTTTTCAAATAATAATATTGATACTTTTTTATCATTAGAATTACAAGTTCAAGTAATAAAAAACATTTTAAACATAAAAAAAATAAAAATAAATTCAAATCTTTTAAATATTCAATCTTATGGAAAAATTATTTTTAATAGTAATTCGATTATATTTAATATAGAAAATAAAATATTAATGCCTAATTTTTATAAGAAAACGATAGATATTTCATTTAAAGCTAGTTTAAAAAATCAATTTATTTTTCAATTAAAATTTAATAATTTCTACAAAATTAATATACATGGTTTAATGCTATTACAGAATTTAAATCATTCATTTTTTTTACATTTAAACAGTAATAATTTATCTTTTTTTATAAAAAAAAAATTAATTTTAAAATTAAAGAATTTTAATATTACTTTAATGGGAAAAAAAAATCACTATTCTTTATCTTTAAAGAATATTTTAAGTATAAAGGGTATGCCATCAATTTTTATCAAAATTAATGGGCATGGTGATTTAAAGAATATTTTTTTAAAAAAAATAAGATATTTTATTCTTAAAAAAAGTTTTTTTCATAAAAAAATAATTCCTTTAAAAAGTGTTTTGGAATACCATCAATCTATTTCTCAATTAATAGGAAAGATTCATTTATCAGGCAAATCTAGTAATAATATATATAATTTATGTGCTTCTAAAATACATTTAGATGGGAATATAATGCAAAAAAATTTCTCCATATTAGGTTCCTTATGCTATAAAAATTTTAATGTTTTAAAAATTCCTAGATTAGATATATTCGCTGGAAAAAACAAATTATATTTAAAAGGTTTGTTAGGAAAGAGAATTAATATTTATTCTTCTGTTTATGCCAATAATTTAGATTATTTTTTACCTAATTTACAGGGTAAAGTTAAATCTAAACTAAATTTATATGGCAATTACAGATTACCTATGATGACAAATAAAATTTTAGCACGTAATTTAAATTGGAATAATATACACTTAAACAGTCTAAGAATGTTTTCGAATATAAATATAAAAAATGCGTTACCGGGAAAAGTTCTACTTGATGTGAAAAAATTGCAGCTTGATAAATTTTATATTAATTTTTTACGCATTAAAGCTAATTGGAATAATAAAAAACAAAATTTTTGTTTTTTATTAAACAGTCCTGATTTATATGTAAATGTAGCTTTAAAAAGCATGATTGATAATAAAACAGGTGATTGGCACGGTTCATTTAAAAAAATTAATATTAGAACTTTTTTAGGTGAATTAATTACTCAAAAAAGTCCTCGTTTTTATTATAATAAGAATAAAAATATTAATAATATTTATGAAAAAAAAGAAAAATTAAAAAACACTTTTTTATATAAAATAAAAAAATCTCTTTTTAACATATTGAAACATCATCATATTGATTTTAAAAGTAAATTGTCTGTTCAAGCAAAATTAAAATGGATATTAGGAAAAGATTTATATCATGTAAAAATGTTTTTGAAAAGTAAAAACGTTAAACTATCAAAAGTAACTAAAGAAGCAGTATTTTATGAAGACGTAGATGATATAAAAATATTTCTTAATTTTAGAAATAATAATCTTAAAAGTAAATGGACAGTAACAAAATATATCACTTCATTAGAAAAAAATATTTCTGGATATTTAAATATTTTAGATATTTATAATCAAAAAAATATAGAAGGTAATTCTATTATTTCTAATTTTCCAATCTCTTTGATTAACTTTTTTACTACAAATTTTAAACAAGTAGATGGTGTTTTTGATGGTAAAATAAAATTTTTTGGAACTTTATATCGGCCTAAAGTGTCGGCTGATGTTAATCTAAAAAATATTTTTATTAAAAGTGATAATATATTAAAGTATATAACTTTATTTTTTCCTTATTTTATAGGTAAAACAGAGCATATAAAAATTAATCAAGAGATTATGATAAAGAACGCTAATATATTATTTAGATTAAATACATTTTTAAATAATAAAAATCCAGAATGGAATGTTTCATTTTATAGTAAAAAAATAGTTATAGAAATTTTTCCTAAAATAAAAGTAAAGTTTTCTTCTCAATTAGAATTACATTATTTACTGAACAAATATGATATACTTGGATATATAAGATGTGCTTTATTTTTTTTTAAAATTGATGAAAAAGATTTTATTTTTTAGAAAAAATTTTATTAATATTATTAATTTTTTTTTGCACGATTGTATGCAACTTGTATTTCTTTTTTTGCATCTTTATGATTTCCCCATCCTGTAATTTTGACCCATTTTTCTGTTTCTAGTTGTTTATAATGCTGAAAGAAATGTGAAATTTGTTTTTTTAACAATTTTGATAGATCTGATATATCATTTATGTTTTCATATTCTTTACAGATTTTACTATTAGGTACAGCTATAATTTTAGCATCGTCTCCTGATTCGTCATGCATGTTTAATATTCCAATAGGCTTACAATGAATAACACAATGAGATTGTATAGGATAATAAGAAGGTACTAAAACATCTAAAGGATCACCGTCTAAAGACAATGTTTGATTTATATAGCCATAGTTACAAGGATAAAACATTGGAGTTGATATAAATCTGTCTACAAATAGCATACCTGATTTTTTATCTATTTCATATTTAATTGGAGATGAATTTGATGAAATTTCTATTATAACGTATATATCATTTGGTATATTATCACCGGCAATAATTTTATTTAAATTCATAAGTATTCCTTTATAATACTCTCTGTATAAGTAATTAATTTTCAATCAATTTTTTTATAAAAATGAAAAAATATATTCTAATTTAATAAAATTTTAACATTTAGGAAAAATTAAATCCATTTTTTTATACGTAAAGTAATTTATTTTAATTTTTGTTTTGTTTAATATAATATGAATATATTAAAAATATATTTTTAAGGATCTTTATATGCAAATAATAAAAGACATAGAAAAAGAAGAATTGTTTCTGATAAACACAGTAAAAAAAACATTAGAAATTGCTAAAAATAAAACAACTGCTATCGAGGTTTCTATTAAAAAAACAATAGGTATTAGTGTTAATGTCAGAAATAATATTGTTGAAAATGTTGAATTTAATAGTGATGGTGGACTGTTAATAACAGTATACAATAAATTTTCCAAAGGTAGTGTTTCATCGAAAGATTTTAGTCTCAGTGGTATTACAAGTATGTTGAATATGGCTATCGACATTTCAAAGCATTCTTCTTCTGATTTTTTTTCAGGTTTACCTGATATAAATTTATTATGTTTTCGTGCTATAAATATTGATTTATTTCATCCATGGGAGTTCAATATAGAACATGCAATTCAATATGCTACTATTGCAGAAAAAGAAGCTTTTAAGTTTGATAAAAGAATTGTTAATAGTGAAGGTAGTTTTTTTAATAGTAACATTACTATAAATGTTTTTGGTAATAGCTTAGGTATGTTAGAAAAATATAAATCTACTTGTTATTCAACTTATAATTGTATGATTGCTCGAGATCAAAAATCTATGCAAAGAGATTTTGATTATTCTATCTCAAGAAAAATAGAAAATTTAGAAAAATCAGAAATATTAGGTCAAAAAACTGCTAGACGTGTTTTATCTCGTTTAGGTTCACGAAAAATGCGTACTATGAAGTCTCCAATAATTTTTTCAGCAGAGATATCTCATATTTTTTTTTCACATCTTGCTAATGCGATTAGTGGAGATAATGTTTATCAAAAATCTACTTTTTTAATTAACGATTTAAAAAAAAGAATTTTTCCTGAATGGCTTAACATTCAAGAAAATCCTCATTTAAAACAGGGTTTAGCGAGTAAACCTTTTGATAACGAAGGTGTAACAACAAAGATTAAACATATTATTGAAAATGGTGTGTTAACAACATGGTTATTAAACAGTTATAATGGTCGTAAACTAAATTTAGATAGTACAGGAAATGCTGGGGGAATTTATAATTGGTTAGTTTCAAATAATTGTACATCTTTTGAAGAATTATTAAAAAAAATGCATCAAGGTGTATTAGTAACTGAATTAATGGGACAAGGTGTAGATATAGTTAGTGGAAATTATTCACGTGGAGCAATAGGCTTTTGGATTGAAAATGGAAAAATTTCTTATCCTGTTAATGAGATTACTATATCTGGAAATTTAAGAAGCATGTGGAACAATATTATTAGTATTAGTAATGATATTGATACACGCAATAACATTCAATGTGGCTCAATTTTATTATCTGAAATGCAAGTGTCTGGTAACTAATATTTTATTTTTTATAAATTTTTATTAAAGGTAATAAATTTATTACCTTTATAATATATTAAGGTGATGTGTTTTTATAATAGAATGAAGTTGACCTTTAAGCCGGGTTCTGTTTTAACAGTCATTCATCTAGATTAGTAATCACTTACTAACTCAAGCAGCCTACCCAGGTTTAAATAGTACGAGCAATACGGAAAAAACACCCTATATTTGGCTTTGCTCCGGGTGGAGTTTACCATGCCATAAATTTGTTACCAAATATGCGGTGTGCTCTTACCACACCTTTTCACCCTGGCCGTATTTTATTGATAATTTAAAAAAATAGGTGGTTTATTTTCTGTTGCACTAGTCATAAGCTTACGCTTTCCAGATGTTATCTGGCACCCTGCTCTCTGGAGCCCGGACTTTCCTCTTTTTAATTTTTTTATAAAACTAAACAGCGACTGTTTGGTCAACTTCAAATTTTAATTGTACATTGTTTCAATAAAATTGTCATTATTATTTTTTATTACATGTTTATATAAATTGTTTTTACTAACTTTATGTATTTTAGAAGTAATTAAAACAGCTTTTTTTAATGAAAAAAAATTTCTTAATATATAAAATGTGTCTAATGTTTTTTTTGTTATAACGGTGGTCTTTAATGGTTTAAAACCATCTATAATAATTACCATTTCTCCTTGATAACGATATTTATCTTCTTGGAGCCATTTTAGGATTGAAATTGCTGTTGCTCCATAAATAGATTCCCATTTCTTAGTAATTTCTCTAGCTATTACTACATGTCTATTTTTATCTATTTGTTCTGTTATATCTCGTATACTTTCAAGTATTCTATGCTTAGTTTCATAAAAAATAATTGTTCTTGTTTCTTCTTTTAAAGAATGAAGTAAATCACATCTTGTTTTTTTTTTAGAGGGAAGAAAACCTTCATAACAAAAACGATTGTTATATATTCCAGAAGCACTTAAGGCTGTAATAGCAGCACAAGCTCCAGGAAGTGGGATGACTTGAATATTAAAAAAATGACATTTTTTAATTAATATATTACCGGGATCATTAATAATTGGAGTGCCTGCATTAGAAACTAGAGCAATTTTTTTTCCTTTCTGTAGCTCTTTAATTAAATTATTACTCTTATCTTTTTCATTTTCTTTGTTCATTGATATTAGATGGTTTTTAATATTAAAATGTTGTAGTAAAATATTGGTGTGTCTAATATTTTCAGCAGCAATCAAATTAACATTTTTTAGTACTTCTAATGCTCGATGAGTGATATCTGATAAATTTCCGATAGGTGTAGGTACAATGTAAAGAGTACCATTATACAATTTTTTCATTTTTTATCCATAATGTTTTTCATGTATGAGGTGATAAAATATTTTTAAAAAATTATATTTCTATTATATACATAATTTTTTTTATAGATATAAGGATTATAAGTGAAACGAGTGGTGATTACAGGTTTTGGTATTATTTCTAGCATCGGAAATAATAAAAAAGAAGTATTAGATTCTTTATATAATGGAACTTCTGGTGTTGTATTTTCGGAAGAAATGAAAAAATTTGGCATGCGTAGTCAAATTTGGGGGAATATTAAGTTAACAAAAAAACATTTTATCAAACATAAGATGGATCGGTTTATGAACGATGCTTCTATGTATGCTTTTTTAGCCATGATTGAAGCTATTAGAGATTCTAAAATTAAAAATCAAGAGTATCAAAAAAATCCTCGTGTAGGATTAATTGCTGGTTCAGGATGCGGTTTTCCTAAATATTATATGAAAAATGATATAAAATCTATAAAAAGTATACGTACTTTTAATGATATTAGTCCTTACATTGCGATAAAAACAATGCCTTCTGGGGTATCAGCATGCTTATCTACGATATTTAAAATTTATGGAATAAATTATTCAATAAGTTCTGCTTGTACAACTTCTGCTCATTGTATTGGCAATGCGTTTGAATTAATAAAATGTGGTAAACAAGATCTTATTTTCGCAGGTGGTGGTGATGAAGTCAGTTTAGAATTAGCTAGTGAATTTGATGCGATGAGAGCGCTTTCGACTAATTTTAATAATACTCCTAATAAAGCATCACGTGTTTATGATATTAACCGTGATGGTTTTGTTATTTCCGGTGGTGCGGGCATATTAGTTATTGAAGAGTTGAATTTAGCTTTATCGCGTTCTGCTAATATTTATGCCGAAATAGTTGGATATGCTACAACATCTGATGGTTTCAGTATGGTTGTACCTTCAGGAAGTGGCGCAGTTCGTTGCATGAATTTAGCAAAAGAAAATAAAAAAATATGTATTGATTATGTTAATGTACATGGAACATCTACTAAAATTGGTGATTTAATGGAATTAAAAGCCATTAAGAAAGTATTTAATAATGAAAAAAAACCAATGATTTCAGCAACAAAATCAATAACAGGTCATGCATTAGGAGCATCGGGAGTGCACGAAATTATTTATACATTGTTAATGTTAAAATATAATTTTATAGCTCCGACAATTAATATTGAAATATTAGAACCTTATGCAAAAGATATGAACATTGTACAGAAAACTATAA
The nucleotide sequence above comes from Buchnera aphidicola (Brachycaudus tragopogonis). Encoded proteins:
- the fliQ gene encoding flagellar biosynthesis protein FliQ, whose protein sequence is MTAEYVMELFHNAMKVTLMLASPLLLAALISGLIISVLQAATQVNEQTLSFIPKIISVLGVMAILGPWMLGVMLDYMHNLFNNIPLIIK
- the fliR gene encoding flagellar biosynthetic protein FliR, which produces MLTFSSVQLITLISNFFWPMVRILSFFSVAPIFNDKLINKKSKIVLSGIISSLISPFLPEVHATLFSYIGFLLLFQQILIGVVLGFTAQLLFATVNLSGEIIGLQMGLSFATFFNNNNHIGISIISRLLNIFFLFFFLVLNTHLYLISILIDSFYSVPIDDYFINTNIFFDLLNFSSHIFLNSILFILPVIIILLAIGFIMSLLNRLSPQISIFSIGFPLNLLIGMWVLYSLISIMFPFFEKLLNELTFFMSHIFE
- the rpmG gene encoding 50S ribosomal protein L33, with amino-acid sequence MAKKNREKIKMISSAGTGHYYTTTKNKRNTPDKLQFKKYDPVIRKHVLYNEGKIK
- the rpmB gene encoding 50S ribosomal protein L28, translating into MSRICQVTGKKRMIGNNRSHAMNATKRQFLTNIQYHRFWISDEKRFIKLRISANGMRYINKHGIEKIIKKIKYKKNKG
- a CDS encoding translocation/assembly module TamB gives rise to the protein MSIYQRYLSKSLIFFSGICIIFLLCIESNIGFKLIFNFTNQFFIGLKIEEVSGNWRDFTLNNIRYNTSEFFVKADSIHITLDIQSLFQKSTVCKEIETKNLIVLLKKNRSSYPFTKDASSNIIKKNIFIKYSIIFKKIHIDKILLKTSNINVFLSNVYSGINLINNTVTFSPTYVDTMHVVSLTDSNIKLKKSFKKNTLEAINGIFDIEKINSFLHFLSTQSKIFIPLNINLTFLKCKNLNFSNNNIDTFLSLELQVQVIKNILNIKKIKINSNLLNIQSYGKIIFNSNSIIFNIENKILMPNFYKKTIDISFKASLKNQFIFQLKFNNFYKINIHGLMLLQNLNHSFFLHLNSNNLSFFIKKKLILKLKNFNITLMGKKNHYSLSLKNILSIKGMPSIFIKINGHGDLKNIFLKKIRYFILKKSFFHKKIIPLKSVLEYHQSISQLIGKIHLSGKSSNNIYNLCASKIHLDGNIMQKNFSILGSLCYKNFNVLKIPRLDIFAGKNKLYLKGLLGKRINIYSSVYANNLDYFLPNLQGKVKSKLNLYGNYRLPMMTNKILARNLNWNNIHLNSLRMFSNINIKNALPGKVLLDVKKLQLDKFYINFLRIKANWNNKKQNFCFLLNSPDLYVNVALKSMIDNKTGDWHGSFKKINIRTFLGELITQKSPRFYYNKNKNINNIYEKKEKLKNTFLYKIKKSLFNILKHHHIDFKSKLSVQAKLKWILGKDLYHVKMFLKSKNVKLSKVTKEAVFYEDVDDIKIFLNFRNNNLKSKWTVTKYITSLEKNISGYLNILDIYNQKNIEGNSIISNFPISLINFFTTNFKQVDGVFDGKIKFFGTLYRPKVSADVNLKNIFIKSDNILKYITLFFPYFIGKTEHIKINQEIMIKNANILFRLNTFLNNKNPEWNVSFYSKKIVIEIFPKIKVKFSSQLELHYLLNKYDILGYIRCALFFFKIDEKDFIF
- the ppa gene encoding inorganic diphosphatase; translation: MNLNKIIAGDNIPNDIYVIIEISSNSSPIKYEIDKKSGMLFVDRFISTPMFYPCNYGYINQTLSLDGDPLDVLVPSYYPIQSHCVIHCKPIGILNMHDESGDDAKIIAVPNSKICKEYENINDISDLSKLLKKQISHFFQHYKQLETEKWVKITGWGNHKDAKKEIQVAYNRAKKN
- the pmbA gene encoding metalloprotease PmbA, with translation MQIIKDIEKEELFLINTVKKTLEIAKNKTTAIEVSIKKTIGISVNVRNNIVENVEFNSDGGLLITVYNKFSKGSVSSKDFSLSGITSMLNMAIDISKHSSSDFFSGLPDINLLCFRAINIDLFHPWEFNIEHAIQYATIAEKEAFKFDKRIVNSEGSFFNSNITINVFGNSLGMLEKYKSTCYSTYNCMIARDQKSMQRDFDYSISRKIENLEKSEILGQKTARRVLSRLGSRKMRTMKSPIIFSAEISHIFFSHLANAISGDNVYQKSTFLINDLKKRIFPEWLNIQENPHLKQGLASKPFDNEGVTTKIKHIIENGVLTTWLLNSYNGRKLNLDSTGNAGGIYNWLVSNNCTSFEELLKKMHQGVLVTELMGQGVDIVSGNYSRGAIGFWIENGKISYPVNEITISGNLRSMWNNIISISNDIDTRNNIQCGSILLSEMQVSGN
- the rsmI gene encoding 16S rRNA (cytidine(1402)-2'-O)-methyltransferase; protein product: MKKLYNGTLYIVPTPIGNLSDITHRALEVLKNVNLIAAENIRHTNILLQHFNIKNHLISMNKENEKDKSNNLIKELQKGKKIALVSNAGTPIINDPGNILIKKCHFFNIQVIPLPGACAAITALSASGIYNNRFCYEGFLPSKKKTRCDLLHSLKEETRTIIFYETKHRILESIRDITEQIDKNRHVVIAREITKKWESIYGATAISILKWLQEDKYRYQGEMVIIIDGFKPLKTTVITKKTLDTFYILRNFFSLKKAVLITSKIHKVSKNNLYKHVIKNNNDNFIETMYN
- a CDS encoding beta-ketoacyl synthase N-terminal-like domain-containing protein, which encodes MKRVVITGFGIISSIGNNKKEVLDSLYNGTSGVVFSEEMKKFGMRSQIWGNIKLTKKHFIKHKMDRFMNDASMYAFLAMIEAIRDSKIKNQEYQKNPRVGLIAGSGCGFPKYYMKNDIKSIKSIRTFNDISPYIAIKTMPSGVSACLSTIFKIYGINYSISSACTTSAHCIGNAFELIKCGKQDLIFAGGGDEVSLELASEFDAMRALSTNFNNTPNKASRVYDINRDGFVISGGAGILVIEELNLALSRSANIYAEIVGYATTSDGFSMVVPSGSGAVRCMNLAKENKKICIDYVNVHGTSTKIGDLMELKAIKKVFNNEKKPMISATKSITGHALGASGVHEIIYTLLMLKYNFIAPTINIEILEPYAKDMNIVQKTINTKINIAMSNSFGFGGTNVSLIIKKY